The following coding sequences are from one Candoia aspera isolate rCanAsp1 chromosome 13, rCanAsp1.hap2, whole genome shotgun sequence window:
- the CD276 gene encoding CD276 antigen, translated as MHPDACVLPVSQDSSLARKVCIQLLLLSFLLPTWLGAVEIKVSEEPVVALVGHDAILHCSFSPDANFSLDDLSLIWQLTDTKRLVHKFAGGRDQLADQVSSYANRTALFYDQLAQGNMSLLLRHVQISDEESFTCFVRVRDFSSAAVTLQMAAAYSKPNLNLQPNKNLKPGDLVTVTCHSFSGYPEAVVLWQDGHGHNITDNITTSQVANEQGLFDVQSILQVVLEPNSTYSCLIKNPLLRQETHASVTITGQYLLFPALALWVTVGLSICLVVLLIILAYVCQKKIRQSCKEEKENAVIEEQNDGEGCQTALQPLKNMDIKEDMGEEID; from the exons ATGCACCCTGACGCTTGCGTGCTTCCTGTCTCCCAGGACTCTTCCTTGGCAAGGAAGGTGTGTATCCAGTTGCTGCTCCTGAGTTTTCTCCTGCCCACCTGGCTAG GTGCTGTGGAAATCAAGGTGTCTGAGGAGCCTGTGGTGGCCCTTGTTGGCCACGATGCAATTCTGCACTGTTCCTTCTCACCGGATGCCAATTTTAGCCTGGATGATCTCAGCCTCATCTGGCAGCTGACGGACACCAAACGGCTGGTGCATAAATTTGCGGGGGGTCGGGACCAGCTGGCGGACCAGGTGAGCAGTTACGCCAACCGCACGGCCCTCTTCTATGACCAGTTGGCCCAAGGCAACATGTCCCTGCTGCTGCGCCACGTGCAGATTTCGGATGAAGAGAGCTTCACCTGCTTCGTCAGAGTTCGGGACTTCAGCAGCGCAGCCGTTACTCTACAAATGGCAG CTGCCTACTCCAAGCCCAACTTGAATTTGCAACCGAACAAGAACTTGAAGCCGGGAGACCTGGTCACAGTGACATGCCACAGCTTTTCTGGGTACCCTGAAGCTGTTGTTCTCTGGCAAGATGGCCATGGCCACAACATCACTGACAATATCACCACCTCCCAGGTGGCCAATGAGCAGGGTCTCTTTGATGTTCAGAGTATCCTGCAGGTCGTGCTTGAGCCTAACAGCACCTACAGTTGCCTGATCAAGAACCCGTTGCTTCGCCAGGAGACACACGCTTCTGTCACCATCACAG GACAATACCTTCTGTTTCCAGCACTAGCCCTCTGGGTCACCGTGGGGTTGTCGATCTGCCTCGTCGTCCTCCTGATCATCCTGGCGTACGTGTGCCAAAAGAAGATCCGGCAAAGCTgtaaagaggagaaggagaatgcTG TAATAGAGGAGCAGAATGATGGAGAAGGATGTCAAACAG CCTTGCAACCTCTGAAAAACATGGACATCAAAGAAG aCATGGGTGAAGAAATCGATTGA